A genomic window from Salvelinus namaycush isolate Seneca chromosome 5, SaNama_1.0, whole genome shotgun sequence includes:
- the LOC120047341 gene encoding eukaryotic translation initiation factor 3 subunit A-like has translation MSDSSGAANSNSWTVLTAEETVAETLRPVEEGTEHHEDTPSHTAAGKPTESRPGEDAVSAEESHSVKLQQETQETQPERDKDYTPVVESPTHDLPFDPALDSTSASVAPPSSLLEVPAPTGLDPDTHSQSRSLPGNPAPPISDPDSFSDSYTHISSSPDLEEPPALLLNTEPPEEVGLVQEAEGYIQDVHHHYEEGLGQEEEESDLSEVGAKTDSHLEAEVVGEEEGVSGVRRRRGSLLVALERIGRKEEEGEDEFRIPQQREQEETGFSLNKCILGAVILLGLGTIFFSGVFMDLDGEGDYDARELRETEVVGKQEWLNPEVPLPLDSTDQLNKLAKEDPRIAVLQAQLMAQKEELKVAQKEAEDGGKERKKREEVEKEHGRLKKEMTSLPVLQKENERMKRELESVPVLQKDLETLRATVTELKHSTAKEAASPPVSASVPPPSGQAGDDSQNTAGTIEREGKKPGKGEKTDQKELKEEKTDWNKGGKTDWNKGGKTDWNKGGKKDCEVEKEWRSGKYDQEKEGKEEKEWKKKEDKKGEWKKDESSRGDEGKPWKDRGNKMEWKEKSEKKDWKVEKDWKKGKPERWSDSKEWKKGKGEQKGKEEKNQKKGGWVEWKGEKNGNEDKNRRKGGWNEGRDEWKGEKNGKEDKNLRKGGWNKGRDEWKGEKEWKNDRDDYKDLGKGWKERGEKKEWKGEKNRKEDKNLRKGGWNEGRDEWKGEKNGKEDKNLRKGGWNEGRDEWKGEKNGKEDKNLRKGGWNKGRDEWKGEKEWKNDRDDYRDLGKGWKERGEKKEWKGEKDWTKKDVSKEWKSKDNRRENEWSDGNRKMEGLKERNGGNWEKDRGNDKYEKDHHHYSKEGQKEKERRKREKGPTQTHRRPPLEQPDYWSHQRERLQHKPNPQTHCSSVEACAQAEGLLPVTMPEFEALLLGYLVKAERVGVEASKREELSKLTKEFFSDGVFVHDQMSFKDFVEDVDDILEDMVEDEEVEEEMDDFEEEAMNRFSVLGGGEREKWRKGSGRGRV, from the exons ATGTCTGACAGCAGTGGTGCTGCCAACAGCAATAGCTGGACTGTCCTCACAGCTGAG GAGACTGTTGCTGAGACACTGAGGCCTGTAGAGGAGGGAACAGAGCACCATGAAGatacacccagtcatactgctgcagggaaacctacag agAGTAGGCCTGGGGAGGATGCAGTGTCTGCTGAAGAGTCTCACTCTGTGAAGCTACAGCAG GAGACCCAGGAAACACaaccagagagagacaaggaTTACACCCCTGTTGTAGAGAGTCCCACCCATGACCTTCCCTTTGACCCTGCCCTTGACTCCACCTCTGCTAGTGTTGCTCCTCCGAGCTCTCTGTTAGAAGTCCCCGCCCCCACAGGCCTTGACCCAGATACACACAGCCAATCCAGAAGCCTCCCTGGGAACCCAGCCCCTCCCATCTCTGACCCTGATTCGTTCTCTGACTCCTACACCCACATTAGCTCCTCCCCCGACCTTGAAGAGCCCCCTGCCTTGCTGCTCAACACTGAGCCACCGGAAGAGGTGGGGCTTGTACAGGAAGCGGAGGGGTATATACAGGATGTGCATCATCATTATGAGGAGGGGCTTgggcaggaagaggaggagtctgATCTGTCTGAGGTCGGGGCCAAGACAG ACTCCCATCTGGAAGCAGAGGTggtgggggaggaggaaggggtgtcaggggtgaggaggaggagggggtctCTCCTGGTGGCTCTGGAGCGGATcggaaggaaggaggaggagggggaggatgagTTCCGGATTCCGCAGCAGAGGGAGCAAGAGGAGACTGGTTTCTCTCTCAACAAGTGCATCCTAGGAGCTGTCATACTGCTGGGCCTCGGAACCATCTTCTTCTCAG GTGTCTTCATGGACCTGGATGGtg AGGGGGACTATGATGCCAGGGAGCTGAGAGAAACAGAGGTGGTGGGAAAACAG GAATGGCTGAATCCTGAGGTTCCTCTTCCTCTTGACAGTACAGACCAACTGAATAAACTGGCTAAAGAAGACCCACGGATAGCTGTACTGCAAGCCCAACTCATG GCACAGAAAGAGGAGCTAAAAGTAGCCCAGAAGGAGgcggaggatggagggaaggagagaaagaagagagaggaggtggagaaggagcACGGTAGGCTGAAGAAAGAGATGACATCACTCCCTGTCCTTCAGAAGGAGAAcgagaggatgaagagagagcTGGAGTCTGTTCCTGTCTTACAGAAGGATCTAGAGACACTCAGAGCCACAGTGACTGAACTaaaacacagcacag CCAAAGAAGCAGCATCACCTCCAGTCTCTGCCTCTGTCCCGCCCCCCTCTGGCCAAGCTGGGGATGACAGCCAGAACACAGCCGGAACGATAGAGAGGGAGGGCAAGAAACCAGGGAAGGGAGAGAAAACAGATCAAAAAGAGTTGAAGGAAGAGAAGACAGATTGGAATAAGGGAGGGAAGACAGATTGGAATAAGGGAGGGAAGACGGATTGGAATAAGGGAGGGAAGAAGGATTGTGAGGTAGAAAAAGAGTGGAGAAGTGGAAAATATGACCAGGAGAAAGAAGGAAAAGAGGAGAAAGAGTGGAAGAAGAAAGAAGACAAGAAGGGAGAATGGAAGAAAGATGAATCTAGCAGAGGGGATGAGGGCAAACCATGGAAGGACAGAGGAAACAAGATGGAATGGAAGGAGAAGAGTGAGAAAAAAGACTGGAAGGTGGAGAAAGATTGGAAAAAGGGAAAACCTGAAAGATGGAGTGATAGCAAGGAGTGGAAAAAAGGCAAGGGTGAGCAGAAGGGAAAAGAGgagaaaaatcaaaagaaaggaGGTTGGGTTGAGTGGAAGGGAGAGAAGAATGGGAATGAGGACAAAAATCGAAGAAAAGGAGGTTGGAATGAGGGCAGGGATGAGTGGAAGGGAGAGAAGAATGGAAAAGAGGACAAAAATCTAAGAAAAGGAGGTTGGAATAAGGGCAGGGATGAGtggaagggagagaaggagtggaAGAACGACAGGGATGACTACAAGGACCTTGGCaaaggatggaaggagagaggagagaaaaaggagTGGAAGGGAGAGAAGAATAGAAAAGAGGACAAAAATCTAAGAAAAGGAGGTTGGAATGAGGGCAGGGATGAGTGGAAGGGAGAGAAGAATGGAAAAGAGGACAAAAATCTAAGAAAAGGAGGTTGGAATGAGGGCAGGGATGAGTGGAAGGGAGAGAAGAATGGAAAAGAGGACAAAAATCTAAGAAAAGGAGGTTGGAATAAGGGCAGGGATGAGtggaagggagagaaggagtggaAGAACGACAGGGATGACTATAGGGACCTTGGCaaaggatggaaggagagaggagagaaaaaggagtggaagggagagaaagattgGACAAAGAAAGACGTCAGTAAAGAGTGGAAGAGtaaggacaacaggagagaaaaTGAGTGGTCTGATGGAAATAGAAAGATGGAAGGCTTGAAGGAGAGAAACGGTGGAAACTGGGAAAAGGACAGAGGGAATGACAAGTACGAGAAGgaccaccaccactactctaaGGAAgggcagaaagagaaagagaggagaaagagagaaaagggccCTACCCAAACCCACCGCAGACCCCCCCTTGAGCAACCTGACTACTGGAGTCACCAGAGAGAACGACTGCAGCACAAACCCAACCCTCAAACCCACTGCAGTTCAGTGGAGGCCTGCGCCCAGGCAGAGGGGCTGCTCCCTGTCACCATGCCGGAGTTTGAGGCCCTGCTCCTGGGTTACCTGGTCAAGGCAGAGAGGGTGGGGGTGGAGGCCTCCAAGAGGGAGGAGCTCAGTAAGCTAACCAAGGAGTTCTTCAGTGACGGAGTGTTCGTTCATGACCAGATGAGCTTCAAGGACTTTGTGGAGGATGTGGATGACATCTTAGAGGATATGGTGGAGgatgaggaggtagaggaggagatggatgaCTTTGAGGAAGAAGCCATGAACAGGTTTTCAGTtctagggggaggagagagggagaagtggaggaAGGGGAGTGGGAGAGGACGGGTATGA